One Aquarana catesbeiana isolate 2022-GZ linkage group LG11, ASM4218655v1, whole genome shotgun sequence genomic window carries:
- the DHCR7 gene encoding 7-dehydrocholesterol reductase: protein MGEHRKQHAAKRDHKKIANGAKEGDGQWGRAWEVDWFSLGSVIFLLMFAPLIVYYFVMSCDQYQCALTGPLLDLYSGKTQLADIWNKTPLLTWKAVYIYAAWVSFQVFLYMLIPDICHKFLPGYVGGVQEGARTPAGIINKYEVNGLQAWIITHIVWFANAYHFHWFSPTIIIDNWIPLLWCSNILGYTVSTFVMIKAYFFPTNAKDCKFTGNFIYDYMMGIEFNPRIGKWFDFKLFFNGRPGIVAWTLINLSYAAKQQELYGQVTNSMILVNVLQAIYVVDFFWNEAWYLKTIDICHDHFGWYLGWGDCVWLPFLYTLQGLYLVYNPVQLSTTASAAILLLGLVGYYIFRMTNHQKDLFRRTNGNCVIWGKKPKFIECSYTSTDSKKHHSKLMISGFWGLARHMNYTGDLMGSLSYCLACGFDHLLPYFYIIYMTILLVHRCIRDEHRCSSKYGKDWKLYTDAVPYRLLPGIF, encoded by the exons ATGGGTGAACATAGGAAGCAGCATGCAGCTAAAAGAGATCACAAGAAAATCGCTAACGGAGCAAAAGAAGGTGACGGGCAATGGGGCCGAGCCTG GGAAGTGGACTGGTTCTCGCTGGGCAGTGTCATCTTCCTATTGATGTTTGCTCCACTCATTGTCTATTATTTTGTGATGTCATGTGATCAGTACCAATGTGCCCTCACCGGACCTCTTCTTGACTTGTACTCTGGAAAAACCCAGCTGGCTGACATATGGAACAAGACCCCGTTGCTGACCTGGAAAGCTGTTTATATCTACGCAGCCTGGGTATCTTTCCAG gTGTTCCTGTATATGCTAATTCCAGATATCTGCCATAAATTTCTCCCAGGCTATGTTGGAGGTGTTCAAGAAGGAGCTCGAACACCGGCTG GAATAATCAACAAGTATGAAGTTAACGGGCTCCAGGCCTGGATCATCACACACATAGTATGGTTTGCCAATGCCTACCACTTCCACTGGTTCTCTCCAACCATCATCATCGACAACTGGATCCCCTTGTTATGGTGCAGCAACATACTGGGCTACACCGTGTCCACGTTCGTTATGATCAAAGCTTATTTCTTCCCAACAAACGCCAAAGACTG TAAATTCACCGGAAATTTCATCTATGACTACATGATGGGGATTGAATTTAACCCTCGCATTGGAAAGTGGTTTGACTTCAAGCTGTTCTTCAACGGGCGGCCGGGCATTGTGGCTTGGACCCTCATCAACCTGTCCTATGCAGCCAAGCAGCAGGAGTTGTACGGACAGGTCACCAACTCCATGATCCTGGTCAATGTCCTCCAG gccaTCTATGTGGTGGACTTCTTCTGGAACGAAGCTTggtacctgaaaaccatagacatcTGCCACGACCATTTCGGCTGGTACCTGGGATGGGGAGACTGCGTCTGGTTGCCTTTCCTCTACACATTACAG ggttTATATTTGGTGTACAACCCAGTACAGCTCTCAACAACAGCTTCTGCAGCAATACTTTTGCTGGGGCTTGTTGGGTACTACATCTTCAGGATGACCAACCATCAGAAAGACCTGTTCAGGCGCACCAACGGCAACTGCGTCATCTGGGGCAAGAAGCCGAAATTCATCGAATGTTCTTACACATCTACTGACAGCAAGAAGCACCATAGCAAGCTCATGATCTCCGGCTTCTGGGGGCTGGCCCGTCACATGAACTACACCGGAGACCTGATGGGATCTCTGTCCTACTGCCTGGCCTGTGGGTTCGACCACTTACTGCCTTATTTCTATATCATCTACATGACCATCCTGCTCGTCCATCGCTGCATCCGCGACGAGCATCGATGCTCCAGCAAGTACGGCAAAGACTGGAAGCTCTATACGGATGCCGTCCCGTATCGGTTGCTGCCAGGAATATTTTAA